From Pieris rapae chromosome 3, ilPieRapa1.1, whole genome shotgun sequence, a single genomic window includes:
- the LOC123690684 gene encoding cytochrome P450 4g15-like — protein MDLLKGCILSVVLIILYWFLWRRRNKRVLMLATQLPGPTALPILGNALMFMTKPEEQLKKIAALLEQYGDYIRFWLGPDLVIVIKDPNDIRCLLTSNKMNQKGPAYDYMTPFIGKGILTGGPKWRVYRKIANPSYNKKSIETFKDVFNEEAEALTNVLKRRDYNIFNVYFDVLQCTTRSVCRTLMGLSKDDIAELKHLDEVIHETQNIYSLIFIKMTRWWLQIPFIYWLTGNYRKQLYYQRIVDKLITEIIEKRRKSLSNEENYGMSVVDRFILNGLSENEIKLESFALFTTSQEASAKIASGVLLFLAHLPEWQSKVYEEIVQVMDDDSLSEDQIRGLQNLDMVYKEVLRYLSIAALIQRTVEEDVTISNGKFTLPSGTVVAIPIHEVHRDSRFWDEPLKIKPERFHPENQKNRDPNAFIPFSLGAMDCLGRVYATTLIKTIVIRVLRHVELSAEGKLEDLDLHVAISVKFAKGYNLRVRPRTNK, from the exons atGGATTTATTAAAGGGGTGTATTTTATCTGTAgttcttataattttgtattggtTCCTATGGAGAAGGCGGAACAAGCGCGTGTTAATGTTGGCAACACAACTTCCCGGTCCCACGGCTTTGCCAATATTAGGAAATGCTTTGATGTTTATGACGAAACCTGAAG aacaattaaagaaaattgcaGCACTCCTAGAACAATACGGTGACTACATCAGGTTCTGGCTTGGACCGGACCTTGTAATAGTCATTAAGGATCCGAATGATATACgg tgcCTACTGACGAGTAATAAAATGAACCAAAAAGGTCCAGCATATGATTACATGACGCCATTTATTGGAAAAGGAATTTTAACTGGAG gACCCAAATGGCGCGTTTATAGGAAAATCGCAAATCCGtcctataacaaaaaatcaatagAAACATTTAAAGATGTATTTAATGAGGAGGCTGAAGCTCTCACAAATGTCTTAAAACGTCgagattataatatttttaatgtgtattttgATGTATTACAATGTACTACGCGATCTGTGTGCC gtACACTGATGGGGTTGTCAAAGGACGATATCGCAGAACTGAAACATCTAGACGAAGTTATACATGAGACGCAAAA CATATActcacttatttttataaaaatgactcGTTGGTGGCTGCAAATACCTTTTATATATTGGTTAACTGGAAATTATAGAAAACAGCTCTATTATCAAAGAATTGTCGATAAATTGATAAcggaaattattgaaaaacgtAGGAAATCGCTAAGTAATGAGGAAAATTATGGTATGAGCGTTGTCgacagatttatattaaatggttTATCAGAAAATGAGATTAAGCTGGAGTCATTCGCTTTATTTACTACg agTCAAGAAGCATCAGCAAAAATTGCATCTGGTGTGTTACTATTTTTGGCTCATTTACCGGAATGGCAG TCAAAAGTCTACGAGGAAATTGTCCAAGTTATGGACGATGATTCCCTCTCGGAGGACCAAATAAGAGGTTTACAAAATCTTGACATGGTATATAAAGAGGTTTTGCGTTATTTGTCTATCGCGGCGCTGATTCAAAGAACTGTTGAGGAAGATGTTACTATTAGTAATG GTAAATTCACTCTCCCATCTGGTACAGTAGTGGCAATTCCAATACACGAAGTCCACAGGGATTCCCGATTTTGGGACGAACCGTTGAAGATAAAGCCGGAGCGATTTCATCCTGAAAACCAGAAAAATAGAGATCCAAATGCTTTTATACCTTTTAGTTTGGGCGCTATGGATTGTCTAG GACGAGTCTACGCAACAACGCTCATAAAAACAATAGTAATCCGAGTTTTGAGACATGTCGAGCTATCTGCGGAGGGGAAGCTTGAAGATCTGGACCTGCATGTTGCTATATCAGTAAAATTCGCTAAAGGATATAATTTACGTGTTCGACCAAGaacgaataaataa